One region of Chlorobiota bacterium genomic DNA includes:
- a CDS encoding MvaI/BcnI restriction endonuclease family protein: protein MSRTIKELSPNDNSKNQVYLGGSFEVLNIFPITEINADNSGNRSRDTFKARIDFAWINNDGNIFPAPNAQLILYPKYPEVRFSGFLSKCIEAPSALMTSRELGRVLFFAVTNQGKVLGHVVHKESTLNNYYRQLDGLLKHGLLSIINIDTTEDSRSILVDAMTRIHNKGWILSKRLDRFGNQLPCNAPNCGGYTLEAELGITPNGFSEPDFHGWEVKQFGVKDYEKIETQIITLMTPEPTGGIYTEKGVEYFIRQYGYPDKLGRVDRMNFGGIHKINQYQSLTNLTMCLVGFDVSTGKIVSTDGRIALIDSQGNEAACWHFSNLLQHWNRKHHQACYVPCKSIDKPYRQYQYGHTLILGIGTDFLRFLNLMSRGEIWYDPGIKMESASNSPKIKRRSQFRVKSRSLKDLYAENEIVRLP, encoded by the coding sequence ATGTCCCGCACTATAAAAGAGCTATCTCCGAATGACAATTCAAAAAATCAAGTTTACTTAGGAGGGAGTTTCGAGGTTCTAAACATATTCCCTATCACTGAGATCAACGCTGATAATTCAGGTAATCGCTCAAGGGATACGTTTAAAGCAAGAATTGATTTTGCATGGATCAACAATGATGGCAATATATTTCCTGCTCCAAATGCTCAACTGATTCTTTATCCTAAATACCCTGAAGTTCGTTTTTCTGGTTTTTTATCTAAATGCATAGAAGCACCATCTGCGTTGATGACTTCTCGTGAATTAGGAAGAGTGCTGTTCTTTGCGGTTACTAATCAAGGAAAAGTACTTGGTCATGTTGTTCACAAAGAATCAACTCTCAATAACTATTATCGCCAATTAGATGGCTTGCTAAAACATGGTCTATTATCTATCATCAATATAGATACTACCGAAGATAGTCGTTCAATATTAGTTGATGCGATGACCCGTATTCACAATAAAGGCTGGATACTATCAAAACGCCTAGACCGTTTTGGAAATCAACTGCCATGCAATGCACCTAATTGTGGTGGATATACTCTGGAAGCGGAATTAGGCATAACTCCTAACGGCTTTTCTGAACCAGATTTCCATGGCTGGGAAGTTAAGCAGTTTGGAGTAAAGGATTATGAAAAAATAGAAACTCAGATTATTACGCTGATGACACCAGAGCCGACAGGAGGAATTTACACAGAAAAAGGAGTAGAGTATTTTATTCGGCAGTATGGATACCCCGATAAGCTGGGAAGGGTAGATAGGATGAATTTTGGAGGTATTCATAAAATCAACCAGTACCAATCCCTGACAAACCTTACGATGTGCCTTGTTGGTTTTGATGTTTCAACGGGCAAAATTGTTAGCACGGATGGAAGGATTGCCTTAATTGATAGTCAAGGAAACGAAGCTGCCTGCTGGCACTTCTCAAATCTTCTTCAACATTGGAACCGCAAACATCATCAAGCCTGCTATGTGCCTTGTAAATCTATTGATAAACCCTACAGACAATATCAGTATGGCCACACTCTAATTTTAGGAATAGGAACAGATTTCTTACGATTCCTAAATCTAATGAGCCGTGGTGAAATCTGGTATGATCCTGGTATCAAAATGGAATCTGCTTCAAATTCGCCTAAAATTAAACGCCGAAGCCAGTTCCGAGTTAAATCGCGTAGCTTGAAAGACCTATATGCTGAAAACGAAATTGTACGACTTCCATGA
- a CDS encoding alpha/beta fold hydrolase, protein MKKTNYILSLLFLLPLSTFSQTRVDTVFTMSDGVQITATYIRPAGPPPQGGFPGLVLIHGFGGSKRDYANSAAPIYADSGYFSVAYTVRGQGRPDPATMSGGSFSWFTGPRELQDCQAIIEWLRARGDVNPDRVGIEGVSQGGLTAWGAAISNMNIRCAVPIMASPTYSQSFVKNGTVNYFFARALWTAKSLNLIELAPVLRDTLYNAIANGNYAQTTALIAAQDLDARVGNVTVPVFMQLAWQDDLFSGSEFFPVFHALRSPKKLMVWNGQHNLPGNDLAELRFRQTLRFYRRFLRDDLAETIMSPDSAVAVTDAATGTLHWFAERDSAKFHPANGQGYQLYFDAAGTMSTAPSGGTLAFPTFYLQGLSNEVLTFRSQPFLEDWQCTGASADLHTSASGTPYQMVVQLWEFNPGTQTRKPITRGAWESRTSKAGRYRFDLSPQLFTIRAGNQLEVRVKFGFPSLPANLPGDEFGQISFPPQANSFDTLWGGAAFPSSVTLYRAGRASAVETWIPPTPPAIATAVMRQGEELPELAGITPSQWGLYNVQGQRVGGSHATSHVSLSGFLPGPYFLRYRIGAEQRNVRVLILP, encoded by the coding sequence ATGAAAAAAACGAACTACATCCTTTCCCTACTCTTCCTCCTCCCCCTCTCCACCTTCTCCCAAACTCGGGTTGATACGGTGTTTACCATGAGCGATGGGGTCCAGATTACTGCTACCTATATCCGCCCCGCCGGGCCGCCGCCGCAGGGTGGGTTCCCGGGGTTGGTGCTGATCCATGGGTTCGGTGGCTCCAAACGGGATTACGCCAACAGCGCGGCTCCTATCTATGCCGATAGCGGTTACTTCTCGGTGGCCTACACGGTTCGCGGACAGGGGCGGCCGGACCCGGCCACCATGAGCGGAGGTTCGTTTAGCTGGTTCACCGGCCCGCGCGAGCTTCAGGATTGTCAAGCAATCATCGAGTGGCTGCGCGCACGCGGCGATGTGAACCCCGATCGTGTGGGGATTGAAGGTGTTTCCCAGGGGGGACTGACCGCTTGGGGGGCCGCAATCTCCAATATGAACATCCGCTGTGCCGTGCCGATCATGGCTTCGCCAACCTACTCGCAGTCGTTTGTCAAAAATGGCACGGTGAACTACTTCTTTGCGCGGGCGTTGTGGACCGCCAAATCCCTTAACCTGATTGAGCTTGCGCCAGTCCTGCGCGACACCCTCTATAACGCCATCGCCAACGGCAACTACGCCCAAACAACCGCGCTGATTGCTGCGCAAGATTTGGACGCTCGCGTTGGCAACGTTACCGTCCCGGTGTTTATGCAGCTTGCGTGGCAGGATGACCTTTTCAGCGGAAGCGAGTTTTTTCCCGTCTTCCACGCCCTCCGTTCTCCAAAAAAACTTATGGTGTGGAACGGGCAGCATAACCTTCCTGGCAATGATCTTGCCGAGCTTCGGTTCCGGCAGACGCTCCGTTTTTACCGCCGATTCCTTCGTGATGACCTTGCCGAAACCATCATGTCCCCCGATTCCGCTGTTGCCGTGACCGATGCCGCCACCGGAACGCTCCATTGGTTTGCCGAACGCGATTCCGCAAAATTCCATCCCGCCAACGGGCAGGGCTATCAACTCTATTTCGATGCCGCTGGCACAATGAGCACCGCGCCAAGCGGTGGCACGCTTGCCTTCCCAACGTTCTACCTGCAAGGGTTAAGCAACGAGGTGTTGACCTTCCGAAGCCAGCCGTTTTTAGAAGATTGGCAATGCACCGGAGCCAGTGCCGATCTGCACACCAGTGCAAGCGGGACCCCCTATCAAATGGTTGTGCAGTTGTGGGAGTTCAACCCGGGAACGCAGACCCGAAAACCGATTACCCGAGGAGCGTGGGAGTCGCGGACCAGCAAGGCTGGGCGGTATCGGTTCGATCTTAGCCCACAGCTGTTCACCATCCGCGCCGGAAACCAGTTGGAGGTTCGGGTGAAGTTCGGCTTCCCTTCGCTTCCGGCTAACTTGCCGGGGGATGAGTTCGGGCAAATCTCCTTCCCGCCGCAAGCCAACAGCTTCGACACACTGTGGGGGGGCGCGGCGTTCCCAAGCAGCGTCACGCTCTACCGGGCTGGCAGGGCAAGCGCGGTGGAGACGTGGATCCCACCAACCCCGCCAGCAATCGCAACGGCGGTGATGCGCCAGGGGGAGGAGTTGCCGGAACTTGCTGGCATCACTCCATCCCAGTGGGGGCTGTACAACGTGCAAGGCCAGCGGGTGGGGGGAAGCCATGCCACCAGCCACGTATCGCTCTCGGGCTTCCTGCCCGGGCCGTACTTCCTGCGGTATCGCATCGGCGCGGAGCAGCGGAATGTTCGGGTTCTGATTCTGCCGTAG
- a CDS encoding T9SS type A sorting domain-containing protein, giving the protein MNVRCIVLIVCLVVGGYASAVAQGALADSPTEAALGVLPENAAEQPHFLPLSTDSLPNPSAAPVDTTTYGVWDDRFGLPGLDGPVTAMATDGPNVFVAGKFVYAGGKYVNHVAMWNGSSWQEVGGGVDGSVYAIALRGDLVYVAGAFSRAGRRLARNIAVFNRKTGEWGTLGEGIGGHQFSYVSALCFVGNQLFVGGRFLTAGSIVAVNIARWDGTRWGRVGTGANGYVFAMETDGTSLYVGGRFTLADEKPIRRIARVNPATYEWTELGGGLPDFVSTIYKDPRDGALYVGGAFFTSMNDTDSLKQLARYDAGADRWRPVGNAVSSFFGSVRIYAILAAGKYLYVGGMFDKTDTLNNGCPDERGIGGRNGTCNRSYNIARWDGQQWDVMRRPTVAANSSGLVLTSTGSVLRNLEVASVVAMKLDPSGRLVIGGEFNYAGPLQEKYGGINVGLARTPENVYPSNICLFDGDTTWSILGNGMGSPLFALAYDPAAGELIVGGNFATAGGIKTKGIARWNISTGKWFKLNEGISGTVRSMAVLGNDLYATGTFPTIDGQPVNHLARWSRATNTWSAVGNSPLAAGGGFAIAASQQKLYLGGPNGIFVWDGAAWTPLGGNVNGAVRAIAVRGDEVYVAGSFSKAGGMNAANVAMWNGATGQWSTLGSGTNGAVNGMALNGDELYIGGQFNTAGGSPRMNVAVWRTTTQQWDQLGEGISGPVNAVAVQNGSIFFGGSFYDVDGRVMDNLARWSGERWYDVARGVLGDNLTSSVNALLPVGDDLYVGGNFVRTGGTSAYYIGRWTRFTTGFSAPVQPATTTGAGLATLAVGCYPNPSTGQISFTVPLSTPGDLTVAIVASDGRQVATLTEPNAQPGVHTITFHGDDLPAGTYFYRLQQGERHGSGTWVILR; this is encoded by the coding sequence ATGAATGTGCGGTGCATTGTTCTTATCGTCTGCTTGGTGGTTGGGGGCTATGCTTCTGCGGTGGCGCAAGGGGCATTGGCCGATTCCCCAACCGAAGCCGCGCTTGGCGTGTTGCCGGAAAACGCTGCCGAGCAACCTCACTTTCTTCCCCTAAGCACCGACTCCCTTCCCAACCCTTCCGCTGCGCCAGTGGATACCACAACGTATGGAGTGTGGGATGACCGCTTCGGGCTTCCGGGGCTGGATGGCCCGGTTACGGCAATGGCCACCGATGGCCCGAACGTCTTTGTTGCCGGCAAGTTCGTTTATGCCGGCGGCAAGTACGTGAACCACGTGGCGATGTGGAACGGAAGCTCCTGGCAGGAAGTTGGCGGCGGGGTGGATGGATCGGTCTATGCCATTGCCCTCCGTGGCGATTTGGTCTATGTGGCAGGGGCGTTCAGCCGCGCCGGCCGCCGCTTGGCGCGGAACATCGCGGTCTTCAACCGGAAGACAGGGGAGTGGGGAACGCTGGGGGAGGGGATTGGCGGGCATCAGTTCAGCTACGTCAGCGCGCTTTGCTTTGTTGGCAACCAGCTGTTTGTTGGCGGGCGATTTCTGACGGCGGGGTCCATCGTTGCGGTGAACATTGCCCGCTGGGATGGAACACGCTGGGGAAGGGTTGGAACCGGGGCTAACGGCTACGTCTTCGCGATGGAGACCGACGGAACCAGCCTGTACGTTGGCGGGCGGTTCACCCTTGCCGACGAAAAACCGATCCGCCGCATCGCCCGCGTGAACCCTGCCACCTACGAATGGACCGAGCTTGGCGGCGGCCTTCCCGATTTTGTCTCCACCATCTACAAGGACCCCCGCGACGGCGCGCTGTATGTTGGCGGAGCCTTCTTCACCAGCATGAACGATACCGACTCCCTGAAACAGCTTGCCCGCTACGATGCCGGGGCCGACCGCTGGAGGCCGGTTGGCAACGCCGTTTCCTCCTTCTTTGGATCCGTGCGGATTTATGCAATCCTTGCTGCGGGAAAGTACCTGTACGTTGGCGGGATGTTCGACAAAACCGACACGCTAAACAACGGCTGCCCCGATGAACGTGGCATTGGTGGCCGCAACGGAACCTGCAACCGCAGCTACAACATTGCCCGCTGGGATGGGCAACAGTGGGATGTGATGCGCCGCCCAACCGTTGCCGCCAACAGCAGCGGATTGGTTCTTACCTCAACCGGCTCCGTCCTTCGGAACCTTGAGGTTGCTTCGGTGGTCGCGATGAAACTTGATCCGAGCGGAAGATTAGTGATTGGTGGCGAGTTCAACTACGCCGGCCCGCTCCAGGAAAAATATGGCGGGATCAACGTCGGTTTGGCACGCACTCCGGAGAACGTCTATCCCAGCAATATCTGCCTGTTCGATGGCGACACCACGTGGTCCATTCTTGGCAACGGAATGGGAAGCCCGCTGTTCGCGCTGGCTTACGACCCCGCCGCTGGCGAGCTGATCGTTGGCGGAAATTTTGCGACCGCTGGCGGCATCAAAACAAAAGGAATTGCCCGCTGGAATATCTCCACCGGAAAGTGGTTCAAACTGAATGAAGGGATTAGCGGCACGGTCCGGAGCATGGCCGTTTTGGGGAACGACCTATATGCCACCGGAACCTTCCCCACGATTGATGGCCAGCCCGTGAACCACCTTGCCCGCTGGTCCCGCGCCACCAACACCTGGTCCGCGGTCGGAAACTCACCCCTTGCCGCAGGGGGCGGGTTCGCGATTGCTGCCAGCCAGCAAAAACTCTATCTGGGGGGCCCCAACGGGATATTCGTTTGGGATGGCGCGGCGTGGACCCCGCTGGGGGGGAACGTCAACGGAGCGGTGCGGGCGATTGCTGTTCGGGGGGATGAGGTCTATGTGGCGGGATCGTTCAGCAAAGCCGGGGGGATGAACGCGGCGAACGTCGCCATGTGGAACGGGGCAACGGGGCAATGGAGCACGCTGGGAAGCGGCACCAACGGCGCTGTGAACGGAATGGCCCTGAACGGAGATGAACTTTACATTGGTGGCCAGTTCAACACCGCTGGCGGCAGCCCCCGCATGAACGTAGCGGTGTGGCGAACAACCACGCAGCAGTGGGATCAGCTTGGGGAAGGGATTTCCGGCCCGGTGAACGCGGTGGCGGTCCAGAATGGCTCGATCTTCTTTGGCGGCTCCTTCTATGATGTTGATGGGCGGGTGATGGATAACCTTGCGCGATGGAGCGGTGAGCGTTGGTACGATGTTGCCCGGGGGGTGCTGGGCGATAACCTCACCTCATCGGTCAACGCGTTGCTTCCGGTTGGGGATGACTTGTACGTTGGCGGAAACTTTGTTCGCACCGGCGGAACCAGTGCCTACTACATTGGCCGCTGGACCCGTTTCACCACGGGGTTTAGCGCGCCCGTGCAACCGGCCACCACCACCGGCGCAGGCCTTGCCACGCTTGCCGTTGGGTGCTATCCCAATCCCTCCACCGGCCAGATCAGCTTCACGGTTCCGCTATCAACCCCGGGGGACCTCACCGTTGCAATCGTTGCTTCCGATGGCCGCCAAGTGGCGACCCTCACCGAACCGAATGCCCAGCCTGGGGTTCACACCATCACCTTCCACGGCGATGACCTTCCCGCAGGAACCTACTTCTACCGCCTGCAGCAAGGGGAACGCCATGGCAGCGGAACATGGGTGATTCTTCGATAA
- a CDS encoding T9SS type A sorting domain-containing protein: MIASHRLLRFWIASLLLLAASRAAAQNPDDVNWDEVFGISGQNAGTEGDIYSLALGHDALYVGGAFTAASGIPVSRIAQWDGVTWKQLGEPGLQGVDGSVFSILVKGDSVIVGGQFTTAGGVPVNNIAVWKRSINRWFPLEEGVFGGANAYVSSIVNRGDTIFVGGQFTTAGTTPANNVAVLMNGEWKSLGTGNQNGVGGTVNALAILKDQLYVGGNFTRAGNRAVNSLARWSGIWSDVGGGVDGYVNTLVVSPFNTLMVGGKFITAGPDVVKNLAMWDGSDWANTSIRDGDLSGNPDQVLSGNTGVYQGWIDGEVRAVAFQDRTMFVAGNITRAFPGGQTFQYTNVANITRYHHFIAGRSHYYQLGRGTDGYINALAADKENLYVGGQFIQAGGLTANYVARWDGTAWFTLGAQIGNVVTGLAVRQEKVFAVWNPKAIGSSEPMGRVVKWNNPGWIFFGGPIAGQIFAIQRLGDDAIVGGAFVNAGEQVAVNVARLSLLDGSWHPLTRGSGVAGGDISYVRAIAEQAGTLYLGGEFTVADTLPALNVARWESSTGAWSALGKGLNGAVRAIAVAPNGDVFAGGEFLTSGGDTLRRVARWDGQRWNPMLGGVDATVRAIAVNGTNIYVAGDFDTVDGRPMNHIARWDTRTNDWHPMGRGIEGHFAPEITAMAVVGRHLFVTGSFTLAGGDSVHNIARWDGSEWNALGSGLNSNAYALAVEENRLYVGGTFTEAGHKPAVYIGLWREQALGVEPSLLAPGSLGLRAAPNVAANQTTITLQLPHPASVTLTVMDALGRVVQQLPEQQLPAGTQSATLDVRQLPQGGYFLLCQAGQQMDRAMIQVVR, translated from the coding sequence ATGATTGCATCACACCGCCTGCTCCGATTCTGGATTGCTTCTTTGCTGCTGCTTGCCGCAAGCCGCGCCGCTGCCCAAAATCCTGATGATGTGAATTGGGATGAGGTGTTTGGAATAAGCGGGCAAAATGCGGGAACCGAAGGGGACATCTATTCCCTTGCTCTGGGCCATGATGCTTTGTATGTCGGCGGGGCGTTCACCGCTGCCAGTGGGATTCCGGTTTCGCGCATTGCGCAGTGGGACGGGGTCACGTGGAAGCAGTTAGGGGAGCCAGGCTTGCAAGGGGTGGATGGTTCGGTGTTCAGCATTTTGGTGAAAGGGGATAGCGTGATTGTTGGCGGGCAGTTCACCACCGCTGGTGGCGTTCCGGTAAACAATATTGCCGTTTGGAAACGGAGCATCAACCGCTGGTTCCCGCTGGAAGAAGGGGTGTTTGGCGGAGCCAATGCCTACGTCTCCTCAATTGTCAACCGTGGCGATACCATCTTTGTTGGTGGCCAATTCACTACCGCCGGGACCACACCCGCCAACAACGTTGCTGTGCTGATGAACGGGGAATGGAAATCGCTGGGAACGGGGAACCAAAACGGCGTTGGCGGAACGGTGAACGCGCTGGCAATATTGAAGGACCAACTCTACGTCGGCGGCAATTTCACCCGCGCCGGAAACCGCGCCGTGAACAGCCTTGCACGGTGGAGCGGCATCTGGAGCGATGTTGGCGGCGGCGTTGATGGCTACGTGAACACCCTTGTGGTCTCCCCATTCAACACCTTGATGGTGGGCGGAAAGTTCATCACCGCAGGGCCCGATGTTGTGAAGAATTTGGCGATGTGGGACGGCTCCGATTGGGCAAATACTTCCATTCGCGACGGCGACCTATCCGGCAACCCCGATCAGGTGCTTAGCGGAAACACCGGGGTCTATCAAGGATGGATTGATGGCGAGGTTCGGGCCGTTGCGTTCCAGGACCGGACGATGTTTGTTGCCGGAAATATCACCCGAGCCTTCCCCGGGGGGCAGACGTTCCAATACACCAACGTTGCGAACATCACCCGATATCACCACTTCATTGCCGGGCGCAGCCACTACTACCAGCTGGGGAGGGGAACCGATGGATATATCAACGCGCTGGCTGCCGACAAGGAGAACCTGTACGTTGGCGGGCAGTTCATCCAAGCGGGCGGGCTTACCGCAAACTACGTTGCCCGTTGGGACGGAACCGCGTGGTTCACGCTTGGTGCCCAGATCGGGAACGTTGTGACGGGGCTTGCCGTTCGCCAGGAGAAAGTTTTCGCCGTCTGGAACCCGAAAGCAATTGGAAGCAGCGAGCCAATGGGGCGCGTGGTGAAATGGAACAACCCAGGCTGGATATTTTTTGGAGGCCCCATTGCCGGTCAGATTTTTGCAATCCAACGGCTTGGGGATGATGCCATTGTTGGCGGCGCGTTTGTGAACGCTGGCGAACAGGTGGCGGTGAACGTTGCACGGCTTAGCCTTCTGGATGGATCGTGGCACCCGCTTACCCGCGGAAGCGGCGTGGCCGGCGGCGACATCAGCTACGTCAGGGCGATTGCCGAACAGGCTGGCACGCTCTATCTGGGGGGGGAGTTCACGGTGGCCGATACCCTTCCGGCGTTGAACGTCGCACGGTGGGAATCAAGCACCGGCGCGTGGTCGGCATTGGGGAAAGGGCTGAACGGCGCGGTGCGGGCCATTGCCGTTGCCCCAAATGGAGATGTCTTTGCTGGCGGAGAATTCCTCACCAGCGGCGGCGACACGCTTCGCCGGGTTGCACGGTGGGATGGCCAGCGGTGGAACCCAATGCTTGGCGGGGTGGATGCCACCGTTCGCGCCATTGCCGTCAACGGCACGAACATCTACGTGGCCGGGGATTTCGACACCGTGGATGGCCGCCCCATGAACCACATTGCCCGCTGGGACACCAGAACCAACGACTGGCATCCGATGGGTAGGGGGATTGAAGGGCATTTTGCGCCGGAGATCACCGCAATGGCAGTGGTGGGTCGCCACCTGTTCGTTACCGGCTCCTTCACCCTTGCCGGCGGCGATAGCGTCCACAACATCGCCCGCTGGGACGGAAGCGAATGGAACGCGCTGGGAAGCGGGCTGAACAGCAACGCCTACGCGCTGGCGGTGGAGGAAAATCGCCTGTACGTGGGGGGGACGTTTACCGAGGCGGGACACAAGCCAGCGGTGTACATCGGCCTGTGGCGCGAGCAAGCGTTGGGGGTTGAGCCGTCATTGCTTGCCCCGGGTTCGCTGGGGCTGCGTGCCGCGCCGAACGTTGCCGCCAACCAAACAACAATCACCCTTCAGCTTCCCCATCCCGCCAGCGTGACCCTAACCGTGATGGATGCGTTGGGCCGCGTAGTCCAACAGCTTCCCGAGCAACAGCTTCCGGCAGGAACCCAAAGCGCGACGCTTGACGTGCGCCAACTTCCGCAAGGGGGATATTTCCTGCTGTGCCAAGCCGGCCAGCAAATGGACCGGGCAATGATTCAGGTGGTGAGGTGA
- a CDS encoding putative metal-dependent hydrolase — MHTEQIAAINALPSQLRDAVAGLNDQQLDTPYRDGGWTVRQVVHHVADSHLNAFIRTKLMLAEDHPTLKPYNQDDWATLPDNQAPVEASLQLIDGLHQRWGMLMESLSDAEWDRTAFHPENGVMTLHDIARTYGAHGQNHVAQITGLRERMGW, encoded by the coding sequence ATGCACACCGAACAGATTGCCGCAATCAACGCGCTTCCCTCCCAGCTTCGCGACGCGGTTGCTGGGTTGAACGACCAGCAGCTGGACACCCCCTACCGCGACGGAGGCTGGACCGTTCGGCAGGTGGTCCACCACGTGGCCGATTCCCACTTGAACGCCTTCATCCGCACCAAGCTGATGCTGGCCGAGGACCACCCGACGCTGAAACCGTACAACCAAGACGACTGGGCAACCCTACCCGACAACCAGGCCCCGGTTGAGGCCTCGTTGCAGCTGATAGATGGCTTGCACCAGCGGTGGGGAATGCTGATGGAGTCGCTGAGTGATGCGGAGTGGGACCGCACAGCCTTCCACCCAGAAAATGGAGTGATGACCCTGCACGACATCGCCCGAACCTACGGGGCGCATGGGCAAAACCACGTTGCGCAAATCACCGGCCTACGCGAACGAATGGGATGGTGA
- a CDS encoding glycosyltransferase family 4 protein: MNILVINWQDWTNPLSGGAEVHLYETFRRVVAMGHSVTLFCCAYPNAAPEETIEGIRIIRRGGRNVFNFVVPFHYLFKLRKLNFDVVVDDVNKIPFYTPLYVRRPLVGISHHFFGKSIFAEAGPVFGSYVYLAEKLVDLLYRKVPFLVVSQSTLDEFVGRGFRREHFRLAMNAIDHQRLKPTGIPKSPHPTIGYFGRLKKYKCVDHVVRAFAKVRQQLPNAELVIIGRGDFQPELEALAQQLGVADATRFTGFVTEQEKLRLLQELWVVVNPSQKEGWGIVNVEANACGTPAVAANTLACATRSATASRGCSTPADIDAMAERIAEVLNNPELRQELRTNALAFAQSLTWEKTAEATIEMLAEVVKR, from the coding sequence ATGAATATCCTTGTTATCAACTGGCAGGACTGGACGAACCCCCTAAGCGGCGGCGCGGAGGTCCATTTGTACGAAACATTCCGCCGCGTGGTGGCGATGGGCCACAGCGTGACCTTGTTCTGCTGCGCCTACCCCAATGCCGCCCCCGAGGAAACGATTGAGGGAATACGCATCATCCGCCGTGGCGGGCGGAACGTCTTCAATTTTGTGGTCCCTTTTCACTACCTGTTCAAGCTCCGCAAGCTCAATTTTGATGTTGTTGTGGATGACGTGAACAAGATTCCGTTCTACACCCCGCTCTACGTCCGCCGCCCGCTGGTGGGGATCAGCCACCATTTTTTTGGGAAATCAATTTTTGCCGAGGCTGGGCCGGTTTTTGGCAGCTACGTCTATTTGGCCGAGAAGCTGGTGGATCTGTTGTACCGGAAGGTTCCGTTCCTTGTGGTGTCGCAATCAACCCTGGATGAGTTTGTGGGGCGCGGGTTCCGCCGCGAACATTTCCGGCTGGCGATGAACGCAATAGACCACCAACGGCTGAAGCCAACCGGCATCCCCAAATCGCCCCACCCAACCATTGGATACTTTGGGCGGCTGAAGAAATACAAATGCGTGGACCACGTGGTGCGGGCCTTCGCGAAGGTCCGCCAGCAGCTACCGAACGCCGAGCTGGTGATTATTGGGCGCGGAGATTTCCAGCCGGAGCTTGAGGCGCTTGCCCAACAGCTTGGCGTTGCCGATGCCACGCGGTTCACGGGGTTTGTCACCGAGCAGGAGAAGCTGCGGCTGCTGCAGGAACTGTGGGTGGTGGTGAACCCATCGCAAAAAGAAGGCTGGGGGATTGTGAACGTGGAGGCCAACGCCTGCGGAACGCCCGCGGTGGCCGCCAACACCCTGGCCTGCGCGACTCGGTCCGCGACGGCATCACGGGGCTGCTCTACCCCTGCCGACATTGACGCAATGGCCGAACGAATTGCAGAGGTGCTGAACAACCCCGAGCTACGCCAGGAACTGCGAACCAACGCGCTGGCGTTTGCGCAATCGCTCACGTGGGAAAAAACAGCCGAAGCCACGATAGAGATGCTGGCGGAAGTGGTGAAGAGATAG
- a CDS encoding GlsB/YeaQ/YmgE family stress response membrane protein, translating into MPTGFFGTIIVGAIIGWLASIITKANNQLGCLANMIVGVIGSALGAWLAAELFKYKVMEGFSWPGFFIGIGGAVLFIALLRLLGILRRD; encoded by the coding sequence ATGCCAACAGGATTTTTTGGGACGATCATCGTCGGCGCAATCATCGGCTGGCTTGCCAGCATCATCACCAAAGCGAACAACCAACTGGGCTGCCTTGCCAACATGATTGTTGGGGTGATCGGCTCGGCATTGGGGGCGTGGCTTGCGGCGGAGCTGTTCAAATACAAAGTGATGGAAGGCTTCTCCTGGCCAGGATTTTTTATCGGGATTGGCGGTGCGGTGCTGTTTATCGCGCTGCTTCGGCTGCTGGGCATTTTGCGGCGCGATTAA
- a CDS encoding tetratricopeptide repeat protein has protein sequence MNPETTLTDLRAAVAAATTPAERAGALNQLAKKLEQQSQYAESLAAAEEAHAAAKEAGDGAAEAEALRLQGIVHQRRSEYPTALALLANSLKLFEELGNRSGVARATNNIGIVYRSLSEYPKALEHFSRALALHEELGERSDVARVTGTIGIVYAHLSEYSKALEHFSRALAISEELGNRAGIAEATNHIGNVYGRLSEHSKALEHYSRSLAMYEELGNRSSVAIATGNIGIVYNRPLSKV, from the coding sequence ATGAATCCAGAGACAACCCTCACCGACCTGCGTGCCGCCGTTGCCGCAGCCACCACGCCTGCCGAACGTGCCGGTGCGCTGAACCAGCTTGCCAAGAAATTAGAACAGCAAAGCCAATATGCCGAGAGTCTTGCTGCTGCGGAGGAAGCTCATGCCGCAGCCAAAGAAGCAGGTGATGGTGCTGCCGAGGCAGAGGCGTTGCGGTTGCAAGGTATCGTTCATCAAAGGCGGAGTGAATACCCGACGGCATTGGCGTTGTTGGCGAATTCGCTGAAACTGTTTGAAGAGCTTGGGAACCGTTCCGGTGTTGCTCGTGCTACCAACAACATCGGGATTGTGTACCGGAGCCTCTCGGAGTACCCAAAAGCGTTGGAGCATTTCAGCCGTGCGCTTGCCCTGCATGAAGAGCTTGGCGAACGTTCTGATGTTGCCCGTGTCACTGGGACCATCGGGATTGTGTACGCTCATCTTTCGGAGTACTCGAAAGCGTTGGAGCATTTCAGCCGTGCGCTTGCCATTTCTGAAGAGCTTGGCAATCGTGCGGGGATTGCTGAAGCCACCAACCACATCGGGAATGTGTACGGGAGACTTTCGGAGCACTCAAAAGCGTTGGAGCATTACAGTCGTTCGCTTGCCATGTATGAAGAGCTTGGCAATCGTTCCAGTGTTGCCATTGCCACTGGGAACATCGGGATTGTGTACAATAGACCTCTTTCAAAAGTCTAG